In Rutidosis leptorrhynchoides isolate AG116_Rl617_1_P2 chromosome 2, CSIRO_AGI_Rlap_v1, whole genome shotgun sequence, one genomic interval encodes:
- the LOC139892448 gene encoding pentatricopeptide repeat-containing protein At1g74850, chloroplastic isoform X2: MTLTYNSISPILIRNSNNSLNNLNFPQFKTLGFQFSNCRSIVICESSVAKPPVSRSRTRSKPKPKELVFGYPTNSVEKGKYSYEVESLLNKLSGLPPRGSIARCLEPFKNKLSLNDFALVFKELAQRGDWQRSLRLFKQMQRQVWSKPNDHIYTIVIGILGREGLLDKASEVFDEMPNEGVARSVFSYTSIINAYGRNGQYETSLQLLDRMKKERILPNILTYNTVINSCARSGYDWEGLLSLFAEMRHEGLQPDLVTYNTLLAACANRGLGDEAVMVFRTMNEGGTIPDTTSYDYLVQTFGKLGNLGKVSELLRDMESRGNLPEASCYNVLLEAYSDLEQTKDAMDVFRQMQTAGCMPNAMTYTILLNLFGRQGRYDEVRELFLEMKVCSMGLDASTYNILIDVFGEGGYYKEVITLFNDMVDESIEPNMETYEGLIVSCGKGGLHEDAKMIVLHMRESGLVPSSKAYTAIIEAYGQAALYEEALVTYNTMNELGSKPTVETFNSLIDVFSRGGLYKESEEIVSRMGECGVSGNNDTYNGVIEAFRQAGQFEDAIKAYVDMEKVKCHPDERTLEAVLSVYCFAGLVDESEEQFHEIEQMVELPSVMSYCMMLAVYAKSERWDDAHKLLDEMIKCDSSNIHQVIGKMIRGDYDDASNWQMVEYVFDKLNAEGRGLGLRFYNTLLEALWWLGQKERATRVLKEATKRGLYPEIFRNSKRVWSVDVHRLWPGGACTAISVWFQNMHQMLADGQDFPHLASVVVVGQMEKSSITRDFPVAKITYSLLKDTISSSFCLPGWNKGRIVCQRPQLKKIMSDMGKSGNDILNFTNVAIPVPDSRTYKARVKRGGMNNGEVKIGINGGAKIDTRTELVNGPV; encoded by the exons ATGACACTCACATACAACTCAATTTCCCCAATTCTCATCCGCAATAGCAACAACTCATTAAATAACCTCAATTTCCCCCAATTTAAAACCCTAGGGTTCCAATTTTCCAACTGTCGTTCAATCGTAATCTGCGAAAGCTCCGTCGCTAAACCACCAGTTTCCAGATCGAGAACTCGATCCAAACCCAAACCTAAAGAGCTAGTCTTCGGGTACCCAACCAACAGTGTTGAAAAAGGTAAGTACAGTTACGAAGTTGAAAGCTTACTTAACAAACTATCAGGCTTACCTCCACGTGGCAGTATTGCACGGTGTCTTGAACCGTTTAAAAATAAACTTAGTTTAAATGATTTTGCTTTAGTGTTTAAAGAACTTGCACAGCGTGGCGATTGGCAACGATCGTTACGTTTGTTTAAACAGATGCAAAGACAGGTTTGGAGTAAGCCTAATGATCATATATATACAATAGTTATAGGAATTTTAGGTCGTGAAGGTCTTTTAGATAAAGCGTCTgaggtgttcgatgaaatgcctaATGAAGGTGTGGCTCGTAGTGTGTTTTCGTATACTTCGATTATTAATGCGTATGGGCGGAATGGCCAGTACGAGACTTCGTTGCAGTTACTTGATAGAATGAAAAAAGAACGAATCTTGCCTAATATTTTGACGTATAATACTGTGATTAATTCGTGTGCGAGAAGTGGGTATGATTGGGAAGGTTTGTTGAGTTTATTTGCGGAAATGAGACACGAAGGGTTGCAACCAGATTTAGTTACTTATAATACTTTGCTTGCTGCTTGTGCTAATAGAGGTTTAGGTGATGAAGCTGTAATGGTGTTTAGGACTATGAATGAAGGTGGAACGATTCCGGATACAACTAGTTATGATTATTTGGTACAAACGTTTGGGAAGTTGGGTAATCTTGGTAAGGTTTCGGAGCTTCTTAGGGACATGGAATCGAGAGGCAATTTGCCTGAAGCGTCGTGTTATAATGTTTTATTGGAAGCGTATTCGGATTTGGAACAAACGAAAGATGCGATGGATGTGTTTAGGCAGATGCAAACGGCTGGTTGTATGCCTAATGCTATGACTTATACTATTTTGTTGAACTTGTTTGGGAGACAAGGGAGGTACGATGAAGTTCGTGAGCTTTTtcttgaaatgaaagtttgtagtATGGGTTTGGATGCAAGTACTTACAATATTCTTATAGATGTTTTTGGGGAAGGTGGTTATTATAAGGAAGTGATAACGTTGTTTAACGATATGGTGGATGAGAGTATCGAACCGAATATGGAGACGTATGAGGGATTGATTGTTTCATGTGGAAAAGGCGGGCTTCATGAAGATGCTAAGATGATTGTATTGCACATGAGGGAGAGTGGATTAGTGCCAAGTTCAAAGGCTTATACTGCAATTATAGAAGCTTATGGACAGGCTGCTTTGTATGAGGAAGCACTTGTTACGTATAATACGATGAATGAACTGGGAAGTAAACCGACTGTTGAGACGTTTAATTCTTTAATAGATGTGTTTTCGAGAGGTGGGTTGTATAAAGAGTCTGAAGAGATAGTTTCTAGAATGGGTGAGTGTGGTGTTTCGgggaataatgatacttataatggtGTAATTGAAGCATTTAGACAAGCGGGTCAGTTTGAAGATGCAATTAAAGCTTATGTTGATATGGAAAAGGTGAAGTGTCACCCTGATGAACGCACACTTGAGGCAGTTTTGAGTGTTTACTGCTTTGCAGGGCTTGTGGATGAAAGTGAAGAACAATTTCATGAGATTGAGCAAATGGTTGAGTTACCTAGTGTCATGAGTTACTGTATGATGCTTGCAGTTTATGCAAAGAGTGAAAG GTGGGATGATGCACATAAGCTACTAGATGAGATGATAAAATGTGATTCATCAAATATACATCAAGTGATTGGGAAGATGATTAGGGGAGACTATGATGATGCTTCCAATTGGCAAATGGTGGAGTATGTGTTCGATAAACTCAACGCTGAAGGTCGTGGTTTAGGATTGAGATTTTACAATACACTTTTAGAAGCTCTTTGGTGGTTAGGCCAGAAAGAACGAGCTACAAGAGTACTTAAAGAAGCAACAAAAAGAGGGCTTTATCCTGAAATATTCCGTAACAGCAAGCGCGTGTGGTCTGTTGACGTACACAG GTTATGGCCCGGTGGAGCATGTACTGCTATATCAGTTTGGTTTCAAAATATGCATCAGATGTTAGCTGACGGACAGGATTTTCCTCATCTGGCTTCTGTGGTTGTAGT AGGGCAGATGGAGAAGAGCTCCATAACTCGAGATTTCCCTGTTGCAAAGATCACTTATTCGCTTTTAAAAGATACTATTTCATCGTCATTTTGTTTACCTGGATGGAACAAGGGCAGAATCGTCTGTCAACGACCTCAGCTCAAGAAGATTATGTCTGATATGGGAAAAAGTGGAAATGATATTCTGAATTTTACTAATGTCGCAATACCTGTTCCAGATTCAAGAACCTACAAGGCTAGGGTGAAGagaggtggtatgaacaatggtgaaGTAAAGATAGGTATAAATGGTGGTGCCAAAATCGATACAAGAACGGAGCTTGTGAATGGGCCCGTTTAA
- the LOC139892448 gene encoding pentatricopeptide repeat-containing protein At1g74850, chloroplastic isoform X1: protein MTLTYNSISPILIRNSNNSLNNLNFPQFKTLGFQFSNCRSIVICESSVAKPPVSRSRTRSKPKPKELVFGYPTNSVEKGKYSYEVESLLNKLSGLPPRGSIARCLEPFKNKLSLNDFALVFKELAQRGDWQRSLRLFKQMQRQVWSKPNDHIYTIVIGILGREGLLDKASEVFDEMPNEGVARSVFSYTSIINAYGRNGQYETSLQLLDRMKKERILPNILTYNTVINSCARSGYDWEGLLSLFAEMRHEGLQPDLVTYNTLLAACANRGLGDEAVMVFRTMNEGGTIPDTTSYDYLVQTFGKLGNLGKVSELLRDMESRGNLPEASCYNVLLEAYSDLEQTKDAMDVFRQMQTAGCMPNAMTYTILLNLFGRQGRYDEVRELFLEMKVCSMGLDASTYNILIDVFGEGGYYKEVITLFNDMVDESIEPNMETYEGLIVSCGKGGLHEDAKMIVLHMRESGLVPSSKAYTAIIEAYGQAALYEEALVTYNTMNELGSKPTVETFNSLIDVFSRGGLYKESEEIVSRMGECGVSGNNDTYNGVIEAFRQAGQFEDAIKAYVDMEKVKCHPDERTLEAVLSVYCFAGLVDESEEQFHEIEQMVELPSVMSYCMMLAVYAKSERWDDAHKLLDEMIKCDSSNIHQVIGKMIRGDYDDASNWQMVEYVFDKLNAEGRGLGLRFYNTLLEALWWLGQKERATRVLKEATKRGLYPEIFRNSKRVWSVDVHRLWPGGACTAISVWFQNMHQMLADGQDFPHLASVVVVRGQMEKSSITRDFPVAKITYSLLKDTISSSFCLPGWNKGRIVCQRPQLKKIMSDMGKSGNDILNFTNVAIPVPDSRTYKARVKRGGMNNGEVKIGINGGAKIDTRTELVNGPV, encoded by the exons ATGACACTCACATACAACTCAATTTCCCCAATTCTCATCCGCAATAGCAACAACTCATTAAATAACCTCAATTTCCCCCAATTTAAAACCCTAGGGTTCCAATTTTCCAACTGTCGTTCAATCGTAATCTGCGAAAGCTCCGTCGCTAAACCACCAGTTTCCAGATCGAGAACTCGATCCAAACCCAAACCTAAAGAGCTAGTCTTCGGGTACCCAACCAACAGTGTTGAAAAAGGTAAGTACAGTTACGAAGTTGAAAGCTTACTTAACAAACTATCAGGCTTACCTCCACGTGGCAGTATTGCACGGTGTCTTGAACCGTTTAAAAATAAACTTAGTTTAAATGATTTTGCTTTAGTGTTTAAAGAACTTGCACAGCGTGGCGATTGGCAACGATCGTTACGTTTGTTTAAACAGATGCAAAGACAGGTTTGGAGTAAGCCTAATGATCATATATATACAATAGTTATAGGAATTTTAGGTCGTGAAGGTCTTTTAGATAAAGCGTCTgaggtgttcgatgaaatgcctaATGAAGGTGTGGCTCGTAGTGTGTTTTCGTATACTTCGATTATTAATGCGTATGGGCGGAATGGCCAGTACGAGACTTCGTTGCAGTTACTTGATAGAATGAAAAAAGAACGAATCTTGCCTAATATTTTGACGTATAATACTGTGATTAATTCGTGTGCGAGAAGTGGGTATGATTGGGAAGGTTTGTTGAGTTTATTTGCGGAAATGAGACACGAAGGGTTGCAACCAGATTTAGTTACTTATAATACTTTGCTTGCTGCTTGTGCTAATAGAGGTTTAGGTGATGAAGCTGTAATGGTGTTTAGGACTATGAATGAAGGTGGAACGATTCCGGATACAACTAGTTATGATTATTTGGTACAAACGTTTGGGAAGTTGGGTAATCTTGGTAAGGTTTCGGAGCTTCTTAGGGACATGGAATCGAGAGGCAATTTGCCTGAAGCGTCGTGTTATAATGTTTTATTGGAAGCGTATTCGGATTTGGAACAAACGAAAGATGCGATGGATGTGTTTAGGCAGATGCAAACGGCTGGTTGTATGCCTAATGCTATGACTTATACTATTTTGTTGAACTTGTTTGGGAGACAAGGGAGGTACGATGAAGTTCGTGAGCTTTTtcttgaaatgaaagtttgtagtATGGGTTTGGATGCAAGTACTTACAATATTCTTATAGATGTTTTTGGGGAAGGTGGTTATTATAAGGAAGTGATAACGTTGTTTAACGATATGGTGGATGAGAGTATCGAACCGAATATGGAGACGTATGAGGGATTGATTGTTTCATGTGGAAAAGGCGGGCTTCATGAAGATGCTAAGATGATTGTATTGCACATGAGGGAGAGTGGATTAGTGCCAAGTTCAAAGGCTTATACTGCAATTATAGAAGCTTATGGACAGGCTGCTTTGTATGAGGAAGCACTTGTTACGTATAATACGATGAATGAACTGGGAAGTAAACCGACTGTTGAGACGTTTAATTCTTTAATAGATGTGTTTTCGAGAGGTGGGTTGTATAAAGAGTCTGAAGAGATAGTTTCTAGAATGGGTGAGTGTGGTGTTTCGgggaataatgatacttataatggtGTAATTGAAGCATTTAGACAAGCGGGTCAGTTTGAAGATGCAATTAAAGCTTATGTTGATATGGAAAAGGTGAAGTGTCACCCTGATGAACGCACACTTGAGGCAGTTTTGAGTGTTTACTGCTTTGCAGGGCTTGTGGATGAAAGTGAAGAACAATTTCATGAGATTGAGCAAATGGTTGAGTTACCTAGTGTCATGAGTTACTGTATGATGCTTGCAGTTTATGCAAAGAGTGAAAG GTGGGATGATGCACATAAGCTACTAGATGAGATGATAAAATGTGATTCATCAAATATACATCAAGTGATTGGGAAGATGATTAGGGGAGACTATGATGATGCTTCCAATTGGCAAATGGTGGAGTATGTGTTCGATAAACTCAACGCTGAAGGTCGTGGTTTAGGATTGAGATTTTACAATACACTTTTAGAAGCTCTTTGGTGGTTAGGCCAGAAAGAACGAGCTACAAGAGTACTTAAAGAAGCAACAAAAAGAGGGCTTTATCCTGAAATATTCCGTAACAGCAAGCGCGTGTGGTCTGTTGACGTACACAG GTTATGGCCCGGTGGAGCATGTACTGCTATATCAGTTTGGTTTCAAAATATGCATCAGATGTTAGCTGACGGACAGGATTTTCCTCATCTGGCTTCTGTGGTTGTAGT AAGAGGGCAGATGGAGAAGAGCTCCATAACTCGAGATTTCCCTGTTGCAAAGATCACTTATTCGCTTTTAAAAGATACTATTTCATCGTCATTTTGTTTACCTGGATGGAACAAGGGCAGAATCGTCTGTCAACGACCTCAGCTCAAGAAGATTATGTCTGATATGGGAAAAAGTGGAAATGATATTCTGAATTTTACTAATGTCGCAATACCTGTTCCAGATTCAAGAACCTACAAGGCTAGGGTGAAGagaggtggtatgaacaatggtgaaGTAAAGATAGGTATAAATGGTGGTGCCAAAATCGATACAAGAACGGAGCTTGTGAATGGGCCCGTTTAA